From the Solanum stenotomum isolate F172 chromosome 4, ASM1918654v1, whole genome shotgun sequence genome, one window contains:
- the LOC125862558 gene encoding aldehyde oxidase GLOX-like has product MKKSTSTSSNILFFIHPHIFLLLLLICQWASFASAVAAALSSRGGSWNLLLSNIGISAMHMQLLNNDRVVMFDRTDFGMSNISLPDGKCRYDQNDTTLKVDCTAHSIEYDIASNSIRPLMVQTDVWCSSSSVFPDGSLVQTGGFNDGEKVVRVFKPCSNATTIGTCDWEEIQGGLIQRRWYSTNHILPDGRQIIIGGRRAFNYEFYPKSASANNSYSLPFLVKTNDPNKIENNLYPFVFLNVDGNLFIFANNRAILFDYTKNVVLKNYPEIPGGDPRNYPSTGSAVLLPLKNLQAQEIQAEVLVCGGAPKGSYTSALNGNFSGALSTCGRITITDPNPQWTMETMPLARTMGDMVILPNGNVLIINGATMGTAGWECGRDPVLKPVIYRPDNPFDSRFEIQNSSTIPRMYHSTAVLLRDGRVLVGGSNPHIYYNFTGVLFPTELSLEAFSPSYLDSISEYLRPQIISPASQYAIGYGQRIPIRFKVAGWVDINLVTVTMVAPGFNTHSFTMNQRLLVLASENVKLIGENAYQINVVTPNNAKLAPPGYYLLFVVHQDIPSEGIWVKIQ; this is encoded by the coding sequence ATGAAGAAGAGTACTAGTACTAGTAGCAATATTCTTTTCTTCATACATCCTCACATCtttctactactactactcaTATGTCAATGGGCGAGTTTCGCTTCCGCCGTAGCTGCTGCTCTCAGCAGCCGGGGCGGAAGCTGGAACTTATTACTATCAAACATTGGAATTTCCGCCATGCACATGCAACTTCTCAACAACGATAGGGTCGTCATGTTTGATCGCACTGACTTTGGCATGTCCAACATTTCGTTGCCTGATGGAAAATGTCGGTATGATCAAAATGACACTACGTTGAAAGTCGACTGCACTGCTCACTCTATAGAATACGACATTGCTAGCAACTCAATACGTCCCCTCATGGTCCAAACCGATGTTTGGTGCTCCTCGAGTTCCGTGTTCCCCGACGGTTCGTTAGTTCAAACCGGTGGATTCAACGATGGTGAGAAAGTTGTACGAGTTTTTAAGCCTTGTAGTAATGCAACTACTATTGGTACGTGTGATTGGGAAGAAATTCAAGGTGGATTAATTCAACGACGATGGTATTCGACCAATCATATTTTGCCAGATGGCAGACAAATTATTATTGGTGGTCGTAGGGCTTTTAATTACGAGTTTTATCCCAAGAGTGCATCGGCAAATAATTCATATAGTTTGCCTTTTCTTGTGAAGACAAATGATCCAAATAAAATTGAGAATAATTTATACCCTTTTGTTTTCCTTAATGTGGATGGGAATTTATTCATTTTCGCGAATAATCGAGCAATATTGTTTGATTATACGAAAAATGTAGTATTGAAAAATTATCCGGAAATACCAGGTGGTGATCCGAGAAATTATCCGAGTACGGGTTCGGCCGTTCTTCTACCATTGAAGAATTTACAAGCACAAGAAATTCAAGCTGAAGTGTTGGTATGTGGTGGAGCCCCGAAAGGTTCGTATACTAGTGCTCTAAATGGCAATTTTTCAGGTGCGTTGAGTACCTGCGGGCGAATCACAATAACCGACCCGAACCCACAATGGACTATGGAGACCATGCCATTGGCTAGGACAATGGGTGATATGGTAATTTTACCCAATGGAAATGTCTTGATCATTAATGGAGCCACCATGGGTACAGCTGGATGGGAATGTGGTCGGGACCCGGTTTTGAAACCCGTGATTTACCGACCCGACAACCCGTTTGACTCTCGGTTCGAGATACAAAATTCGAGTACCATACCAAGGATGTACCATTCAACGGCGGTTTTACTCAGAGATGGTCGAGTTCTTGTTGGGGGTAGTAATCCACATATATATTACAATTTCACTGGAGTTCTTTTTCCTACTGAGTTAAGCTTAGAGGCATTTTCACCGTCTTATTTGGATTCGATATCTGAGTACTTACGTCCACAAATCATCTCTCCTGCTTCGCAATATGCAATCGGGTATGGGCAACGAATACCCATACGATTTAAGGTTGCCGGGTGGGTGGACATAAATTTGGTCACGGTAACAATGGTTGCACCTGGATTTAACACACATTCATTTACGATGAATCAAAGATTATTGGTGTTAGCAAGTGAAAATGTGAAATTAATTGGGGAAAATGCCTATCAAATCAATGTGGTCACACCAAATAATGCTAAATTAGCTCCACCTggttattatcttttatttgtgGTTCATCAAGATATACCAAGTGAAGGAATTTGGGTCAAAATTCAGtga
- the LOC125862858 gene encoding zinc finger CCCH domain-containing protein 6, with protein MRGREKSKRVTWASDDSLCQVKLFLSEDSPSQVGLGGAQDHLQAKISLPLHAGLLVSDDNLPPGFEGAQPASLWKNKVAQIPVIKWSRPPSFVLDTNWRVVAGEESNDTEVQKQREMRVLEAIYPRESSIPPNPTGPGDETLHNDQHTPVVPLTPVEEEEVADPSFGTAIPTNAASSTAQVMQSGVPLCNRSAGNSLPVHGISSPGGVPGLGLDAVAEAQAALTAFMADSGQGNLIDRELLIKILSDPKIVGQLVTHQGVGTSSHSVPAMNTQSMSAASHMPNTRLQASSIAAPSQPVVSRANPSFYHSGRTDPPPVQVSRTELVIPSMAGATNGPFHSAPSRIGPVPSLRPRIPEAMSAPLPAPVATMSTPTSSMPAAVARDINYYKSLIQQHGGERQETLPPQYNNNNRNNQQLGSVQESQNSYNSRDTKPKIMKPCIYYNSSRGCRHGANCAYLHDASPQQRGVGSLPEVQSSKRMKMDREITGT; from the exons aTGCGAGGACGGGAGAAATCGAAAAGGGTTACTTGGGCTTCAGATGATAGTCTTTGTCAG GTAAAACTTTTCCTGTCTGAAGATTCCCCTTCCCAAGTTGGATTAGGAGGAGCTCAAGATCATCTCCAAGCAAAGATATCATTGCCTTTGCACGCAGGTCTTTTGGTGTCGGATGATAATTTACCACCAGGCTTTGAGGGTGCACAGCCTGCAAGCCTCTGGAAGAATAAAGTAGCTCAAATCCCTGTAATCAAATGGAGTCGTCCTCCCTCT TTTGTGTTGGATACAAATTGGCGAGTGGTTGCTGGTGAAGAAAGCAATGACACAGAGGTGCAGAAACAACGTGAGATGAGAGTTCTTGAAGCAATTTATCCACGTGAATCTTCCATTCCTCCAAA TCCTACGGGTCCTGGAGATGAAACCCTTCATAATGATCAGCACACACCGGTTGTACCCTTAACACCTGTTGAAGAGGAGGAGGTAGCAGATCCTTCATTTGGCACTGCTATACCTACTAATGCTGCCAGCTCAACGGCTCAGGTAATGCAGTCTGGAGTTCCCTTGTGCAATAGAAGTGCCGGAAATAGCCTTCCAGTCCACGGAATCTCATCACCGGGAGGTGTTCCTGGCTTGGGGCTTGATGCTGTAGCAGAAGCTCAGGCAGCTTTAACTGCATTTATGGCAGACAGTGGCCAGGGAAATCTGATTGATCGTGAGCTGCTTATAAAAATTTTGAGTGACCCGAAAATTGTTGGGCAACTTGTTACACACCAAGGAGTAGGCACCAGCTCCCATAGCGTGCCAGCTATGAATACCCAAAGCATGTCTGCTGCTAGTCACATGCCCAACACAAGGCTGCAGGCATCAAGTATTGCTGCTCCATCTCAACCTGTAGTTAGTCGAGCCAATCCATCTTTCTATCACTCAGGTAGGACAGATCCTCCTCCAGTTCAAGTCAGTAGAACAGAGCTAGTTATCCCCTCGATGGCAGGTGCTACAAACGGCCCCTTCCACTCTGCTCCAAGTAGAATAGGACCCGTTCCCAGTTTGAGGCCTCGTATACCCGAGGCCATGTCAGCTCCTTTACCAGCTCCAGTAGCAACTATGTCAACACCTACTTCCTCTATGCCAGCAGCTGTAGCTAGGGACATCAACTACTACAAGTCTCTCATTCAGCAGCATGGAGGAGAAAGGCAAGAAACATTACCACCAcaatataacaacaacaaccGAAACAACCAACAGTTAGGTTCAgttcaagaatcacaaaatagCTACAATTCAAGAGATACAAAACCTAAGATAATGAAGCCTTGCATCTATTATAATAGTTCAAGAGGATGCCGACATGGCGCCAACTGTGCATATTTGCATGATGCTTCCCCCCAACAGAGGGGGGTGGGTAGCCTGCCAGAGGTCCAAAGTTCAAAGAGAATGAAAATGGATAGGGAGATTACTGGTACATAA
- the LOC125862743 gene encoding auxin-induced protein 6B-like, giving the protein MSSCSKIRHIVKLRQMLQRWRKKAATTSSRRHVPSDVPTGHVAVTVGPNCKRFIVRATYLNHPMFKKLLSQTEEEYGFTNSGPLAIPCDEYLFEELLRYLARFDYANNNNNIMKYFEDFQRYCHMDIRSDIDFWGDSRPLLHNKSIW; this is encoded by the coding sequence ATGTCATCCTGCAGCAAAATCCGCCATATTGTTAAGCTCCGCCAAATGCTGCAACGTTGGAGGAAGAAGGCCGCTACAACATCGTCCCGTAGGCACGTCCCGAGCGACGTGCCTACGGGTCACGTAGCGGTCACAGTAGGCCCCAATTGCAAGAGATTTATCGTCCGTGCCACTTATTTAAACCATCCAATGTTCAAAAAATTGTTGTCACAAACAGAGGAAGAGTACGGTTTTACTAACTCTGGCCCATTAGCCATTCCTTGTGACGAATATTTATTCGAAGAGTTGCTTCGTTACTTGGCTCGATTCGACTATgctaacaacaacaataatatcatGAAATATTTCGAAGATTTTCAAAGATATTGTCACATGGATATTCGAagtgatattgatttttgggGCGATTCTAGACCACTTTTGCATAATAAATCTATATGGTAA